In the Larimichthys crocea isolate SSNF chromosome XXI, L_crocea_2.0, whole genome shotgun sequence genome, one interval contains:
- the wasla gene encoding LOW QUALITY PROTEIN: WASP like actin nucleation promoting factor a (The sequence of the model RefSeq protein was modified relative to this genomic sequence to represent the inferred CDS: deleted 2 bases in 1 codon) — MNSHPQHRRSVNVGSILLTPQENECLFGYLGRKCATLCSAVVQVYGTDRSCSWVKRCCGVACLVKDNPQRSYFIRVFDIKEGKTMFEQELYHNFSISSSRSYFISFTGDTCQIGLNFASEEEAKRFRAAINDLLNRRQRKTEKRGDPKNGPALHMATVDIKNPEINNVRFHNSHSHQQPYHLNNMLSHSGLTRKDKKTKGKKKKLTKADIGTPSNFQHIGHVGWDPNTGFDLNNLDPELKNLFDMCGISEAQLKDRETSKVIYDFIEKKGGVEAVKNELRRQAPPPPPSRGGPPPPPPPPHSSAPPPPPPPSRGGRGAPPPPPPSRAPASAPPPPPPSRPGTLGAPPPPPPPTRGGHQPPPPPHHHHHHHQPPPPPPPSSLHSSVAPQAPPPPPPPLAQQSPVGSGGGSAPTPPPPPPPPPPPPGPPPPPELDGVGGGGDSPHSPSPGGKSALLEQIRGGTQLKKVEQNNRAPASGVGRDALLDQIRQGIQLKNVSDHPESSPLTPAPTAGIVGALMEVMQKRSKAIHSSDEDEDDEDEEDFEDDDEWDD, encoded by the exons ACTCTTTGTTCGGCGGTGGTCCAGGTGTACGGCACAGACCGGAGCTGTAGCTGGGTGAAGAGATGCTGTGGAGTGGCCTGCCTGGTCAAAGACAACCCACAGAGGTCCTACTTCATCAGAGTATTTGACATAAAG GAAGGTAAAACCATGTTTGAACAGGAACTGTACCACAACTTCTCCATCAGCAGCTCCAGATCCtacttcatttcatttacagGAGAT ACGTGTCAGATCGGTCTGAACTTTGCCAGTGAAGAAGAGGCCAAAAGATTCAGAGCCGCCATCAACGACCTGCTCAACCGACGACAACGCAAAACCG agaAGAGAGGTGACCCTAAAAATG GTCCAGCTCTGCACATGGCCACGGTGGACATCAAGAACCCGGAGATTAACAATGTCAGATTCCACAACTCCCACAGCCACCAGCAGCCATACCACCTCAACAACATGCTGAGCCACAGCGGGCTGACTCGCAAGGACAAGAAGACCAaaggcaagaagaagaagctgaccAAGGCTGACATCGGCACGCCCAGCAACTTCCA GCACATCGGTCACGTGGGCTGGGATCCAAACACAGGTTTTGAT CTGAATAACCTGGACCCTGAACTCAAGAACCTGTTCGACATGTGCGGCATCTCTGAGGCTCAACTGAAGGACCGAGAGACGTCCAAGGTCATCTATGACTTCATCGAGAAGAAGGGAGGGGTGGAGGCCGTGAAGAATGAGCTGAGGAGGCAgg caccaccaccacctccttctcGTGGCggtcctcctccccctcctcca cccccccacagctcagctccaccacctcctccacccccatCCAGAGGAGGCCGGGGagcccctcctccccctcctccgtcTAGAGCCCCTGCTtcagcccctcctcctccacctccctccagACCAGGAACTCTAGGtgccccacctcctccacctccgcccACACGGGGAGGTcaccagcctcctcctcctccccaccatcaccaccaccatcaccagcctccccctcctcctcctccatcttccttGCACTCTTCCGTTGCCCCCcaagccccgccccctccacctcccccatTGGCCCAGCAGTCTCCAGTAGGCAGTGGTGGCGGATCTGCTCCTACTccgcctcctccgcctcctcctccacctccccctcctggACCACCACCTCCTCCGGAGTTGGACGGTGTTGGTGGAGGCGGGGACTCCCCTCACTCGCCGAGCCCTGGCGGGAAGTCGGCACTGCTGGAACAGATCAGAGGAGGAACCCAGCTGAAGAAGGTGGAGCAGAACAACCGAGCGCCAGCCTCCGGCGTGGGACGAGATGCCCTGCTGGACCAGATCCGACAGGGAATCCAGCTCAAGAAC GTGTCGGATCATCCAGAGTCCAGTCCTCTGACACCGGCTCCCACCGCGGGCATTGTTGGCGCTCTTATGGAGGTGATGCAGAAGAGGAGCAAAGCCATCCATTCCTCAG ACGAAGACGAGGATGATGAAGACGAAGAAGACTTTGAAGATGATGACGAGTGGGACGACTAG